Proteins encoded within one genomic window of Polaribacter sp. NJDZ03:
- a CDS encoding branched-chain amino acid aminotransferase, which yields MKSDIEIQRIEKSKIDSVDFNNLPFGSVYSDHMLECDFIDGEWQTPVIKPYAPISLDPSAKIFHYGQSIFEGMKAYKDADENTMLFRPLENWKRLNKSAERLVIPAVPEDVFMEGLKKLLEVDNKWIPTNEGSSLYIRPFMFASGIGFHASPADAYKFIICTAPSGAYFSGKVKVLIEEKYARAANGGVGFAKAGGNYAAQFYPTQLAIEKGYNQVIWTDDNTHEYIEEAGAMNIFIRINDTLITSPTSDRILNGITRKSVIQIAEDMNIDVEVRKITVSEVIAAAQSGSLKEMFGAGTAAVISPIAAFGYQGSDYDLPELEAPFAGTLKKAITDIQTNQAEDPYGWRVILK from the coding sequence ATGAAATCTGATATAGAAATTCAACGTATAGAAAAATCGAAGATCGATTCTGTAGATTTTAACAATCTACCATTTGGTAGTGTATATTCTGACCACATGTTAGAGTGTGACTTTATAGATGGCGAGTGGCAAACACCTGTTATTAAACCTTATGCACCTATCTCATTAGACCCATCTGCAAAGATTTTCCACTACGGACAATCTATTTTTGAAGGTATGAAAGCCTACAAAGACGCAGATGAAAACACGATGTTATTTAGACCTTTAGAAAACTGGAAGCGTTTAAATAAATCTGCAGAACGTTTAGTTATCCCAGCTGTTCCTGAAGATGTTTTTATGGAAGGTTTAAAAAAATTATTAGAAGTTGATAATAAATGGATTCCTACTAATGAAGGAAGCTCTTTATATATTAGACCTTTTATGTTTGCTTCTGGAATAGGATTTCACGCTTCTCCGGCAGATGCTTATAAATTTATAATTTGTACAGCTCCTTCTGGCGCATATTTTTCTGGCAAAGTAAAAGTTTTAATTGAAGAAAAATATGCTCGTGCTGCAAATGGTGGTGTTGGTTTTGCAAAAGCTGGTGGTAATTATGCTGCTCAGTTTTACCCTACACAATTGGCCATAGAAAAAGGATACAATCAAGTTATTTGGACGGATGATAATACGCACGAATATATTGAGGAAGCTGGTGCAATGAATATTTTCATTAGAATTAATGATACTTTAATTACAAGTCCTACAAGCGATAGAATCTTAAATGGAATTACACGTAAAAGTGTTATTCAGATTGCTGAGGACATGAATATTGATGTAGAAGTTAGAAAAATTACAGTTTCTGAAGTAATTGCTGCTGCACAAAGTGGTAGTTTAAAAGAAATGTTTGGAGCAGGAACTGCTGCAGTAATTTCTCCTATTGCAGCTTTTGGATACCAAGGTTCTGATTATGATTTACCAGAATTAGAAGCACCTTTTGCAGGAACTCTAAAGAAAGCGATTACAGACATACAAACAAACCAAGCCGAAGATCCTTACGGATGGAGAGTAATTCTTAAATAA
- a CDS encoding DUF3781 domain-containing protein gives MENNKNEILEKHCYTELVYQRINKKLKTAFSKDETEKLIRNILEETTVENYLKKGKNFYVSSKEHNIRITVNSNTFRIITVDKVLK, from the coding sequence ATGGAAAATAATAAAAACGAGATTTTAGAAAAACATTGTTATACCGAATTGGTCTATCAACGGATAAATAAAAAGTTAAAAACAGCTTTTTCTAAGGATGAAACTGAAAAATTGATTAGAAATATTTTAGAAGAAACTACTGTAGAAAACTACTTGAAAAAAGGAAAGAACTTTTACGTTTCTAGTAAAGAGCACAACATTAGAATTACAGTAAATTCGAATACTTTTAGAATTATTACGGTGGATAAAGTTTTAAAATAA
- a CDS encoding glycosyltransferase — translation MIWFLIFTFTSYAILIVWLRIGFKKVKEFKEVATVNKTSFSVIIPFRNEVENLPILLQSIEELNYPKDLVEFILVDDASTDDSVEIIQQFVISNEERGEISKSKQVLDTISKKREITRTDIRIIRNNRTSNSPKKDAITTAISEAKNNWIVTSDADCILPENWLKSLDIFIQNNNAKMVVAPVNYKAKNNFLEQFQLLDFMSMQGTTIGGFGMDFPFLCNGANFAYRKDAFLQLNGFEGNNNIASGDDVFLFEKFIIVDKKSVFYLKSAAAIVTTFPVKTWSDLVNQRTRWAAKTGNFSSLKVKLIGLLVLLTNFVVVYYLLLGSLEMLFIPFVLKVIIDLFLFLPTIQFFKQEKHFYKWYLFASFLYPFFSLLVIFKSLFFKYNWKGRRFKK, via the coding sequence ATGATTTGGTTCTTAATTTTCACATTTACTTCTTATGCAATTCTAATTGTTTGGTTAAGAATTGGCTTTAAAAAAGTTAAAGAATTTAAGGAAGTAGCAACAGTAAATAAAACCTCATTTTCAGTAATTATCCCTTTTAGAAATGAAGTTGAAAACCTACCTATTTTATTACAATCAATTGAGGAACTGAATTACCCAAAAGACTTGGTTGAATTTATTTTGGTTGATGATGCTTCTACTGATGACTCTGTTGAAATAATTCAACAATTTGTTATTTCGAACGAGGAACGAGGAGAAATCTCAAAAAGCAAACAAGTTCTCGATACAATTTCGAAAAAAAGGGAAATCACTCGAACTGACATTCGTATTATAAGAAACAATAGAACCTCCAACTCACCAAAAAAAGACGCCATTACAACAGCTATTTCTGAGGCAAAAAACAATTGGATTGTTACTTCAGATGCAGATTGTATTTTACCTGAAAATTGGTTAAAAAGCTTAGATATTTTTATTCAGAATAATAATGCAAAAATGGTAGTTGCTCCTGTAAACTATAAAGCTAAAAACAACTTTTTAGAGCAGTTTCAATTATTAGATTTTATGAGTATGCAAGGAACTACCATTGGTGGTTTTGGAATGGATTTTCCTTTTTTATGCAACGGTGCAAACTTTGCTTACAGAAAAGATGCTTTTCTACAACTAAACGGTTTTGAAGGCAACAACAATATTGCTAGCGGAGATGATGTTTTTCTGTTTGAAAAATTTATAATTGTTGATAAAAAAAGTGTTTTTTATTTAAAATCAGCAGCGGCTATTGTTACTACATTTCCTGTAAAAACATGGAGTGATTTAGTAAACCAAAGAACACGTTGGGCTGCAAAAACAGGTAATTTTAGTTCTTTAAAAGTAAAGCTAATTGGTTTATTGGTTTTACTCACCAACTTTGTTGTTGTTTACTATTTATTGCTTGGAAGCTTAGAAATGCTTTTTATTCCTTTTGTGTTAAAAGTAATTATTGATTTGTTTTTATTCTTGCCTACAATTCAGTTTTTTAAACAGGAAAAACACTTTTATAAATGGTATCTTTTTGCAAGCTTCTTGTATCCTTTTTTTAGCCTTCTCGTTATTTTTAAATCGCTCTTTTTTAAGTACAATTGGAAAGGAAGACGTTTTAAAAAGTAA
- a CDS encoding DUF4920 domain-containing protein, translating to MKYVISFCLVILFGFTACKEGKKAANETSEPKQEVVYESFGEKIELDNAITSEELLAKFKTMKTGDTINVKFASSIKEVCSKKGCWMKLPLNEETETMVRFKDYGFFMPLDSQGKEVVLNGKAFVQETSVEELQHYAEDAGKTKEEIAKITEPKKEFTFEADGVLMRK from the coding sequence ATGAAATATGTAATATCCTTTTGTTTGGTTATTTTATTTGGTTTTACGGCATGTAAAGAAGGCAAGAAAGCAGCCAATGAAACATCAGAACCAAAACAAGAAGTGGTTTATGAATCTTTCGGAGAAAAAATTGAGTTAGACAATGCAATTACTTCAGAAGAGTTATTAGCTAAATTTAAAACCATGAAAACTGGTGATACAATTAATGTAAAGTTTGCATCTAGTATTAAAGAAGTTTGTTCTAAAAAAGGATGTTGGATGAAGTTGCCTTTAAATGAAGAAACTGAAACGATGGTTCGTTTTAAAGATTATGGTTTTTTTATGCCTTTAGATTCTCAAGGAAAAGAAGTGGTTTTAAATGGTAAAGCATTTGTACAAGAAACATCTGTAGAAGAATTGCAACATTACGCAGAAGATGCAGGGAAAACTAAAGAAGAAATAGCAAAAATTACCGAGCCTAAAAAAGAATTTACTTTTGAGGCAGATGGTGTTTTAATGAGAAAGTAA
- a CDS encoding CorA family divalent cation transporter: MENEFLDNTTIIRYSDENYEKTKFSAISEIVFSDNTKTTKWLNTYGIQFHNVYKRVIYQNKLDDFLIKLLSDEEHPNKVILLDNLFFVTTRVLITESNKLDSEQMVFIVSADFLWSIQEKQGDYFNWIRERLEGNKGIVRKKRADYLLFLLLESIIDNYQDTYLENAELSADKLNSTHIKPTPEFTSLVEKRKQELFNFKKATLSLRDTIIKLEKIEIEGFDVKYFSELKEQTSNLISNIDFELQELESKINLIFSIQGHRLNEVMKTLTILSVIFIPLTFLAGIYGMNFENIPELKSKYGYFILLGVMAIVTIVSVWYFKRKKWF; this comes from the coding sequence ATGGAAAATGAATTCTTAGACAATACAACCATAATTAGATATTCTGATGAGAATTACGAGAAAACCAAGTTTTCTGCCATATCAGAAATTGTTTTTTCTGATAATACAAAAACTACAAAATGGTTGAATACTTACGGAATTCAGTTTCATAATGTTTACAAAAGGGTTATCTATCAAAATAAATTAGACGATTTTTTAATTAAATTATTAAGTGATGAAGAACACCCGAATAAAGTTATTTTATTAGATAATTTATTTTTTGTAACCACGCGTGTTTTAATTACAGAAAGTAACAAATTAGACTCTGAACAAATGGTTTTTATTGTTTCCGCAGATTTTTTATGGTCTATTCAAGAAAAACAAGGTGATTATTTTAATTGGATTCGCGAGCGTTTAGAAGGAAATAAAGGAATTGTACGAAAGAAAAGAGCAGATTATTTGTTGTTTCTATTATTAGAATCTATTATTGACAATTACCAAGATACGTATTTAGAAAATGCCGAATTAAGCGCAGATAAATTAAACTCTACACATATAAAACCAACTCCAGAATTTACTTCTTTAGTTGAAAAAAGAAAGCAAGAATTATTCAATTTTAAGAAAGCCACTTTAAGTTTAAGAGACACCATAATAAAATTAGAAAAGATTGAAATTGAAGGTTTTGATGTAAAATATTTTAGTGAATTAAAAGAACAAACAAGTAATTTAATTTCTAATATAGATTTTGAGTTACAAGAATTAGAGAGTAAAATAAACTTAATATTTAGTATTCAAGGACATCGTTTAAACGAGGTAATGAAAACGCTTACTATTTTGTCTGTTATATTTATTCCATTAACTTTTTTAGCAGGAATTTACGGAATGAACTTTGAAAACATTCCTGAATTAAAGTCTAAATATGGCTATTTTATATTACTGGGTGTTATGGCAATAGTAACCATAGTTTCTGTTTGGTATTTTAAAAGAAAAAAGTGGTTTTAA
- a CDS encoding cyclase family protein — protein MKATVEYNSRKIEINISKPIDISIAIDVKKNNINAWGIDDPKIEPEKYDDYEVSVANGAVVNFNNIHFNPHSHITHTECVGHITKEVHSVNQHLKYFIFLAEVVTIAPLFHNGDFLIGVKQLKHALGNKKRDAVVIRTLPNLEEKKSMKYFNTNPTYLSEKAAIYLREKGIKHLLIDLPSVDKEKDGGRLLSHNAFWNTGGKLRMDATITEFIYVPNDVEDGEYLLNLMIAPFENDATPSKPILYKIIK, from the coding sequence ATGAAAGCAACAGTAGAATATAACTCCAGAAAAATAGAAATAAATATTTCTAAGCCTATAGATATTTCTATAGCTATAGATGTTAAGAAAAATAATATAAATGCTTGGGGAATTGATGACCCAAAGATAGAACCAGAAAAATATGATGACTATGAAGTAAGTGTTGCAAACGGAGCGGTCGTTAACTTTAATAATATTCATTTTAACCCGCATTCTCATATTACACATACAGAATGTGTTGGGCATATTACAAAAGAAGTACATTCTGTTAATCAACATTTAAAGTATTTTATTTTTTTAGCAGAAGTAGTTACTATTGCTCCTTTGTTTCATAATGGAGACTTTCTAATAGGAGTTAAACAATTAAAACATGCTTTAGGGAATAAGAAGCGTGATGCAGTTGTAATTCGTACTTTACCTAATTTAGAGGAAAAAAAGAGTATGAAATATTTTAACACGAATCCTACTTATTTGTCTGAAAAAGCAGCTATTTATTTAAGAGAAAAAGGGATAAAGCACTTGTTAATAGATTTACCTTCAGTGGATAAGGAGAAAGATGGAGGGAGGCTTTTATCTCACAATGCTTTTTGGAATACAGGAGGTAAATTAAGAATGGATGCAACCATTACAGAATTTATATACGTACCAAATGATGTTGAAGATGGTGAGTATTTATTAAACCTAATGATTGCACCATTTGAAAATGATGCAACGCCTAGTAAGCCTATTTTGTATAAAATTATAAAGTAG
- a CDS encoding four helix bundle protein — protein sequence MSFTDLLALKKSFSLAMNIFEVSKSFPKEEKYSLTDQVRRSYRSVSANISEAYRKRQYPKHFVSKLSDSDAENSETYTWLLFALKCEYFDKNTFEKLASENLEVGRLINYMINNPGKFGVK from the coding sequence ATGAGTTTTACAGATTTATTAGCTCTTAAAAAATCGTTTTCTTTGGCAATGAATATTTTTGAGGTTTCAAAATCATTTCCGAAAGAAGAAAAATATTCACTTACAGATCAAGTAAGAAGATCTTATAGAAGTGTCTCTGCAAATATATCTGAAGCTTATAGAAAAAGACAATATCCTAAGCACTTTGTTAGTAAATTAAGTGATTCGGATGCTGAAAATTCTGAAACTTACACTTGGTTATTGTTTGCTTTAAAATGTGAGTACTTTGATAAAAATACTTTTGAAAAATTAGCTTCCGAAAATTTAGAAGTAGGAAGATTAATAAATTATATGATTAATAATCCTGGTAAATTTGGTGTCAAGTAA
- the ruvC gene encoding crossover junction endodeoxyribonuclease RuvC gives MAIEKIILGIDPGTTIMGFGLIKVVGKKMEFIQMNELMLQKYDDHYLKLKLIFERTIELIDTYNPDEIAIEAPFFGKNVQSMLKLGRAQGVAMAAGLSREIPITEYLPKKIKMAVTGSGSASKEQVALMLKSLLNLKTLPKNLDATDGLAAAVCHFYNSGKVVGGKNYTGWASFVKQNEKRVKK, from the coding sequence TTGGCGATAGAAAAAATTATTTTAGGCATTGATCCGGGAACTACAATTATGGGTTTTGGTTTGATAAAAGTTGTTGGTAAGAAGATGGAATTTATTCAGATGAATGAATTAATGTTGCAGAAATACGATGATCACTACCTAAAATTAAAACTAATTTTTGAGCGTACTATTGAGTTAATAGATACTTACAATCCTGATGAAATAGCTATTGAAGCTCCGTTTTTTGGAAAGAATGTACAATCGATGTTAAAGTTGGGTAGGGCACAAGGAGTTGCCATGGCTGCGGGTTTGTCTCGCGAAATTCCGATTACAGAGTATTTGCCAAAGAAAATAAAAATGGCAGTTACCGGAAGTGGAAGCGCTAGTAAAGAGCAAGTCGCGCTGATGTTAAAATCACTTTTAAATTTAAAAACATTACCAAAAAACTTAGATGCAACAGATGGTTTGGCGGCGGCAGTTTGTCATTTCTACAATTCAGGAAAAGTTGTTGGAGGGAAGAATTATACAGGTTGGGCTTCATTCGTTAAACAGAATGAGAAACGCGTTAAGAAATAA
- a CDS encoding 5-formyltetrahydrofolate cyclo-ligase, with the protein MKKQELRKLYKQKRTDLSENQIIDFQQNIYQQIYELDIGGIKNVHLFLSLTKFKEIDTQPIINFFRSRNIRIVVSTCNFKDNTLSHFYLEENTVLELNKFGVPEPVNAEQVDEKELDLVFVPLLISDELNYRVGYGKGFYDRFLSNCKEEAKFIGINYFKPIYQIEDSNDFDIPLHQVIYPK; encoded by the coding sequence ATGAAAAAACAAGAACTTAGAAAACTTTATAAGCAAAAACGTACAGATTTAAGTGAAAATCAGATTATAGATTTTCAGCAAAATATCTATCAACAAATTTATGAGTTAGATATTGGCGGTATTAAAAATGTACACTTATTTTTGTCTCTTACAAAGTTTAAAGAAATAGACACACAACCAATTATCAATTTTTTTAGAAGTAGAAATATTAGAATCGTTGTAAGTACTTGTAATTTTAAAGACAACACACTTTCTCATTTCTATTTAGAAGAAAATACGGTTTTAGAATTGAATAAATTTGGAGTTCCAGAACCCGTAAATGCAGAACAAGTAGATGAAAAAGAGCTCGATTTAGTTTTTGTTCCGTTGTTAATTTCTGATGAATTAAATTACAGAGTTGGTTACGGAAAAGGATTTTACGATCGTTTTTTATCCAACTGTAAAGAAGAAGCAAAATTTATTGGAATCAATTATTTTAAGCCTATTTACCAGATTGAGGATTCCAACGATTTTGATATTCCGTTGCATCAAGTAATCTATCCCAAATAA
- a CDS encoding MmcQ/YjbR family DNA-binding protein: protein MHIEQLRDFCIAKKGVTEHFPFDESTLVFKVMDKMFLLTGLNNWEKGESKVNLKCNPEKAIELREEYEGIIAGFYMNKKHWNTVSINSSDVPDNFVKELINHSYDLVVSGLTKKLQKELEEL from the coding sequence ATGCACATAGAACAATTAAGAGATTTTTGTATTGCTAAGAAAGGAGTAACAGAGCATTTTCCTTTTGATGAATCTACGTTGGTTTTTAAAGTAATGGATAAAATGTTTTTACTTACCGGATTAAATAATTGGGAAAAAGGAGAAAGTAAAGTCAACCTAAAATGCAATCCAGAAAAAGCAATAGAACTAAGAGAAGAATACGAAGGGATTATTGCAGGTTTTTATATGAATAAAAAACATTGGAACACTGTTTCTATAAATTCTAGTGATGTGCCAGACAATTTCGTAAAAGAATTAATTAACCATTCTTACGATTTGGTGGTAAGCGGATTGACAAAAAAACTTCAAAAAGAACTAGAAGAATTATAA
- the hemW gene encoding radical SAM family heme chaperone HemW — protein sequence MSGIYIHIPFCKQACFYCDFHFSTSLKKKEDMISSLIKEIEIRKDELENTIIETIYFGGGTPSVLNTEEINLLIDAVYKNHTVIENPEITLEANPDDLSEEKIIELSKSPINRLSIGVQSFFEKDLKLMNRAHNSSEAKKSLTIATRYFKNISVDLIYGIPDCTNEEWRDNIQTALSFGIPHISSYALTVEPKTALATLIKKGEIKNVDDEKAEEQFHILIEELSKVNFVHYELSNFGKEGFFSQNNSSYWLGKSYLGIGPSAHSFNGTQRSWNVRNNAKYIKAIQQNTLPIERETLTKTDGYNEYIMTGLRTIWGVSFDKIKTDFGEKYIKYLEKQSEKYIEQELLYIENQILKTTQKGKFLSDGISSDLFMVN from the coding sequence ATGTCCGGAATATATATTCACATACCATTCTGTAAGCAAGCATGTTTTTATTGCGATTTTCATTTTTCTACTTCGTTAAAGAAAAAGGAAGATATGATTTCGTCTTTAATTAAAGAGATAGAAATTAGAAAAGACGAGTTAGAAAACACCATTATAGAAACTATTTATTTTGGAGGCGGAACACCGTCTGTTTTAAATACAGAAGAAATTAATTTGTTAATTGATGCTGTGTATAAAAATCATACAGTAATTGAGAATCCAGAAATTACGTTAGAGGCAAATCCAGATGATTTATCCGAAGAAAAAATAATTGAACTATCTAAATCACCAATAAATAGATTAAGTATTGGCGTGCAATCATTTTTCGAGAAAGATTTAAAACTCATGAATCGTGCGCATAATTCATCCGAAGCAAAAAAAAGCTTAACAATTGCAACTCGCTACTTTAAGAATATTTCTGTCGATTTAATTTACGGAATTCCAGATTGTACTAATGAGGAGTGGAGAGATAATATACAAACGGCACTAAGTTTCGGAATTCCACATATATCTAGTTATGCGTTAACGGTAGAACCAAAAACAGCCTTAGCTACGTTGATTAAAAAAGGGGAAATTAAAAACGTAGATGATGAAAAAGCAGAGGAACAATTTCATATTTTAATAGAAGAATTATCGAAAGTAAATTTTGTGCATTACGAGTTGTCTAACTTTGGTAAAGAAGGTTTTTTTAGTCAGAATAATTCTTCTTACTGGTTGGGTAAATCGTATTTAGGTATTGGTCCTTCTGCACATTCTTTTAACGGAACCCAACGAAGTTGGAATGTAAGAAATAATGCGAAATATATAAAAGCGATTCAACAAAACACGCTTCCAATAGAAAGAGAGACACTCACAAAAACGGATGGTTATAATGAATATATTATGACAGGTTTAAGAACCATTTGGGGAGTTTCTTTTGATAAAATAAAAACAGATTTCGGAGAAAAATATATTAAATATTTAGAAAAGCAATCTGAAAAATATATTGAGCAAGAATTATTGTATATTGAAAACCAAATTTTAAAAACAACCCAAAAAGGAAAGTTTTTATCAGACGGAATATCCTCAGATTTATTTATGGTAAACTAG
- the mnmD gene encoding tRNA (5-methylaminomethyl-2-thiouridine)(34)-methyltransferase MnmD, giving the protein MKREILITSDGSTTINLPDLNEQYHSKNGSINESYHVFINSGLKLVTAEEVSILEIGFGTGLNCFITYLEAKRNINYVGVEAYPVTAEEVENMNFITVLKAEKESAVFDKMHAVSWEEKHQISDTFSLIKRKQFFEDIEDKDTFNLIYFDAFGARVQPQLWTVEIFRKMFDALKENGILVTYSAKGSVRRAMQEVGLTVERLPGPPGKREMLRATKITTKTNE; this is encoded by the coding sequence TTGAAAAGAGAAATTCTAATAACTTCCGATGGTTCTACAACCATTAATTTACCCGATTTAAATGAACAATATCATTCTAAAAACGGTTCAATAAACGAGTCTTACCATGTTTTTATTAATAGCGGATTAAAATTAGTTACTGCAGAAGAAGTATCTATCTTAGAAATTGGTTTTGGTACAGGTTTAAACTGTTTTATTACCTATTTAGAAGCAAAAAGAAATATAAACTATGTTGGTGTAGAAGCATATCCTGTTACTGCAGAAGAAGTAGAGAATATGAATTTTATTACTGTTTTAAAAGCAGAAAAAGAAAGTGCTGTATTCGATAAAATGCACGCTGTTTCTTGGGAAGAAAAGCATCAAATTTCAGATACTTTTTCACTCATAAAAAGGAAGCAGTTTTTTGAAGATATCGAAGATAAAGACACGTTTAATTTAATTTATTTTGATGCCTTTGGTGCTCGTGTACAACCGCAATTATGGACGGTAGAGATTTTCCGTAAAATGTTTGATGCATTAAAAGAAAACGGAATTTTAGTAACTTATTCGGCAAAAGGAAGCGTTAGAAGAGCGATGCAAGAAGTTGGTTTAACAGTAGAGCGTTTGCCTGGACCTCCGGGGAAAAGAGAAATGTTAAGAGCAACTAAAATAACGACAAAAACGAACGAGTAA